One window of the Rhizobiaceae bacterium genome contains the following:
- a CDS encoding DedA family protein translates to MGDIGILGGLFAAAFVAATIVPAQSEAVLAGLLAAGTHSPALLVAVATVGNVLGAVLNWALGRSVDRLRDRRWFPVSPSVLGRASGWYRRWGRWSLLLSWAPVGGDALTVAAGILREPFWSFVAIVAVAKAARYVAVAAATLGILG, encoded by the coding sequence ATGGGTGACATTGGAATCCTTGGAGGCTTGTTTGCGGCGGCGTTCGTTGCCGCCACGATCGTGCCGGCGCAATCGGAGGCGGTACTCGCCGGACTTCTAGCGGCGGGCACGCATTCTCCCGCCCTGCTGGTTGCAGTCGCCACCGTCGGCAATGTGCTCGGAGCCGTCCTGAACTGGGCCCTTGGACGCAGCGTGGACCGCCTCCGCGACAGAAGATGGTTTCCTGTCAGTCCTTCGGTCCTGGGCCGCGCAAGCGGGTGGTACCGCCGCTGGGGACGATGGAGCCTCCTGCTGAGCTGGGCACCCGTCGGCGGCGATGCCCTGACCGTTGCCGCGGGCATCCTTCGAGAGCCGTTCTGGAGCTTCGTGGCGATCGTCGCGGTCGCCAAGGCGGCCCGCTACGTGGCCGTCGCTGCCGCAACGCTCGGAATTCTTGGATAA
- a CDS encoding NAD-dependent succinate-semialdehyde dehydrogenase: MKSPDLFNAIGRARSLGRPVSGRTFKVFNPSTGALLAELPDMGIEETRAAIDSAHAAQPRWAALTARERSDMLWRWHQLIVAHTDDLAAILTAEMGKPLAEARSEVSHAAAYVQWYAEEANRIYGETIPAPSADRRMLVIKQPIGVVGTITPWNFPASMVARKISPALAAGCAIVLKPAEQTPLVAGAMFALAEQAGFPEGVLNLVYASEGDAVGRELCSNPKVRKISFTGSTEVGRLLMRQCSDQIKKVSLELGGNAPFIVFDDADVDAAVDGAIQAKFRNAGQTCVSANRLYVQSDVHDEFVGKFVEKVRRLAVGDGFDPDVTVGPLIDGHSLAKIESHIADAVAKGGRVQCGGNRIGKEGTFFQPTVLTDVSREMKVAQEETFGPLAPIIRFEDADAIVHEANDTIYGLAAYFFASNLKRVWRVAEALEYGMVGINTGRMSSEAAPFGGMKQSGIGREGSRHGIEEYLEMKYLCMGGI, encoded by the coding sequence ATGAAATCGCCGGACCTTTTCAATGCCATAGGCCGCGCGCGTTCGCTGGGTAGGCCCGTCAGCGGGCGGACGTTCAAGGTGTTCAACCCGTCGACGGGCGCGTTGCTGGCAGAGCTGCCTGACATGGGCATCGAGGAGACCCGCGCGGCCATCGACAGTGCGCATGCCGCGCAGCCTCGATGGGCGGCGCTGACCGCGCGCGAGCGAAGCGACATGCTGTGGCGCTGGCATCAGTTGATCGTCGCCCATACGGATGATCTTGCTGCGATACTGACCGCCGAGATGGGCAAGCCGCTTGCCGAAGCGCGGTCGGAGGTGTCGCATGCAGCCGCTTACGTGCAGTGGTACGCGGAAGAGGCGAACCGCATCTATGGCGAGACGATCCCCGCCCCTTCGGCTGACCGCCGCATGCTTGTGATCAAGCAGCCGATCGGCGTCGTCGGCACGATCACTCCCTGGAACTTTCCCGCCTCGATGGTGGCGCGCAAGATCTCGCCGGCTCTTGCCGCGGGCTGCGCGATCGTGCTCAAGCCTGCTGAGCAGACGCCGCTCGTTGCGGGCGCTATGTTCGCCTTGGCCGAGCAGGCTGGCTTTCCTGAAGGCGTTCTCAATCTTGTTTACGCATCCGAAGGCGATGCGGTCGGCCGCGAACTCTGTTCAAACCCCAAGGTCCGCAAGATCAGCTTCACGGGCTCGACCGAGGTTGGGCGGCTGCTCATGCGCCAGTGCTCGGACCAGATCAAGAAGGTCAGCCTGGAGCTCGGCGGCAACGCGCCCTTCATCGTCTTCGACGATGCCGATGTCGACGCGGCCGTCGACGGCGCCATTCAGGCGAAGTTCCGGAACGCCGGGCAGACCTGCGTTTCCGCGAACCGCCTCTATGTCCAGTCGGATGTCCATGACGAGTTCGTCGGCAAGTTCGTGGAGAAGGTCCGCCGCCTTGCCGTCGGCGACGGCTTCGATCCGGATGTAACCGTCGGACCGCTGATCGATGGCCACTCGCTGGCCAAGATCGAATCCCACATCGCCGATGCCGTGGCGAAAGGCGGCAGAGTGCAATGCGGGGGCAATCGTATCGGCAAGGAAGGCACGTTCTTCCAGCCAACGGTCCTCACCGACGTCTCCCGGGAGATGAAGGTGGCGCAGGAGGAGACATTCGGCCCGTTGGCACCGATCATCCGCTTCGAGGATGCCGACGCGATCGTGCATGAGGCCAACGACACCATCTACGGGCTCGCCGCATACTTCTTTGCATCCAACCTGAAGCGCGTCTGGCGTGTCGCCGAGGCTCTCGAATATGGCATGGTCGGCATCAACACAGGCCGCATGTCCTCGGAAGCCGCGCCTTTCGGCGGAATGAAGCAGTCCGGCATCGGCCGGGAGGGGTCCCGCCATGGAATCGAGGAATATCTCGAAATGAAATATCTCTGCATGGGCGGCATCTGA
- the cueR gene encoding Cu(I)-responsive transcriptional regulator: MNIGTAAARSGLPAKTIRYYEDIGLLKPDRALNGYRDYSAADVHRLRFLQRARGLGFSVEECRQLLSLYGDAHRESAEVKAIALARLEDIDRKITELSALRTMLRHLVDNCHGDHRPECPIIDGLAGPSGPH; this comes from the coding sequence ATGAACATAGGCACCGCAGCCGCCAGGTCCGGTCTTCCCGCGAAGACCATCCGATACTACGAGGACATCGGCCTCCTGAAGCCGGACCGCGCGCTCAACGGCTACCGCGACTACTCGGCCGCGGATGTCCATCGCCTTCGGTTCCTCCAGCGGGCGCGTGGCCTGGGCTTCTCCGTCGAGGAATGCAGGCAGCTCCTGTCGCTTTATGGCGACGCACACCGGGAAAGCGCCGAAGTGAAGGCGATCGCCTTGGCCAGGCTCGAGGACATCGACAGGAAGATAACAGAACTATCGGCCTTGAGGACCATGCTGCGGCACCTGGTCGACAACTGCCATGGCGACCACAGGCCCGAATGCCCGATCATCGATGGCCTCGCCGGACCGAGCGGTCCGCACTAG